A stretch of Salvelinus sp. IW2-2015 unplaced genomic scaffold, ASM291031v2 Un_scaffold944, whole genome shotgun sequence DNA encodes these proteins:
- the LOC112069233 gene encoding AMP deaminase 2 isoform X1: MAGDLRGVAEQAKTLKPQRSLPGTPVTNTLKHFPIDLRTSMDGKYKEIAEELFTRSLTESEMRTAPYEFPEDSPIEQLEERRQRLERQISQDIKLEPEILLRAKQEFMKIDSDADLELMNQEDGVDRTDDGWMKERVLPMEREYQRVSISGEEKCGVPFTDLVDAAKCVVKALFIREKYIALSMQNFCKTTARELGELGEKPLDLRVYEEIPETPVDADAPVHPPVSETHPYENQVTKNMPADTEYRCKMVDGVMHVYTKKSPMEKSTELDLPYPDLKEYIADMNVMMALIINGPVKSFCYRRLQYLSSKFQMHILLNEMKELAAQKQVPHRDFYNIRKVDTHIHASSCMNQKHLLRFIKRAMKKYPGEIVHMEHGRGQTLMEVFENMNLTAFDLSVDTLDMHADRNTFHRFDKFNAKYNPIGESILREIFIKTDNHIEGKYFGHMIKEVMADLEESKYQNVELRLSIYGRSRDEWDKLAQWAVKHQVYSDNVRWLIQVPRLFDVYRTKKQLANFQEMMENIFMPLFEVTINPRNHPELHLFLQHVVGFDSVDDESKPEHHIFNMDSPLPADWTEEDNPPYSYYLYYTYANMTVLNHLRRRRGFHTFVLRPHCGEAGPVHHLVSGFILSENISHGLLLRKAPVLQYLYYLAQIGIAMSPLSNNSLFLSYHRNPLPEYLARGLIVSLSTDDPLQFHFTKEPLMEEYSIATQVWKLSSCDMCELARNSVLMSGFSHKAKSYWLGPKYSKEGPESNDIRRTNVPDIRVAYRSETLLEELNLITHAVRTKELDNIDEEDTLSMAPVGAEGH, translated from the exons ATCTGCGTGGTGTAGCAGAGCAGGCCAAGACCCTGAAGCCTCAGCGCTCCCTCCCTGGGACGCCCGTCACTAACACACTCAAACACTTCCCCATCGACCTGCGTACATCCATGGACGGAAAGTACAAGGAGATTGCAGAG GAGCTGTTCACTCGCAGCCTGACGGAGAGTGAGATGCGCACCGCTCCTTATGAGTTCCCTGAGGACAGCCCCATCGAGCAGCTGGAGGAGCGACGCCAACGCCTGGAGAGGCAGATCAGCCAGGACATCAA GCTTGAGCCAGAGATCCTGCTCCGCGCCAAGCAGGAGTTCATGAAAATCGACAGCGATGCCGACCTGGA gttgaTGAATCAGGAGGATGGTGTGGACAGGACGGATGATGGCTGGATGAAGGAGAGAGTATTACCGATGGAGCGAGAGTACCAGCGTGTGTCAATATCAGGGGAGGAGAAGTGTGGG GTGCCCTTCACAGACCTGGTGGATGCAGCTAAGTGTGTGGTGAAGGCCCTGTTCATCAGGGAGAAGTACATCGCTCTGTCCATGCAGAACTTCTGTAAGACCACTGCCCGAGAGCTGGGAGAGCTGGGAGAGAAACCCCTGGACCTACGTGTCTATGAGGAGATCCCTGAGACCCCCGTTGATGcag ATGCTCCAGTCCACCCCCCTGTCTCAGAGACTCACCCCTATGAAAACCAGGTCACCAAGAACATGCCTGCAGACACAGAGTACAGGTGTAAGATGGTGGATGGGGTCATGCATGTCTACACCAAGAAGAGCCCCATGGAgaa GAGTACAGAGTTGGACCTGCCCTACCCAGACCTGAAGGAATACATCGCTGACATGAACGTCATGATGGCTCTCATCATCAACGGACCAGT aaAGTCGTTCTGCTACCGCCGGCTGCAATACCTGAGCTCTAAGTTCCAGATGCACATTCTGCTGAACGAGATGAAGGAGCTGGCAGCCCAGAAGCAGGTTCCTCACCGCGACTTTTACAACATTCGCAAG gtgGACACCCACATCCACGCTTCGTCCTGTATGAACCAGAAGCACCTTTTGCGCTTTATCAAGCGGGCCATGAAGAAGTACCCTGGGGAGATAGTCCACATGGAGCACGGGCGGGGACAGACCCTCATGGAGGTGTTTGAGAACATGAACCTGACTGCCTTCGACCTGAGTGTGGACACACTGGACATGCACgcg GACCGCAACACGTTCCATCGCTTCGACAAGTTCAATGCCAAATACAACCCCATCGGGGAATCCATCCTGAGAGAGATCTTCATCAAGACAGACAACCACATCGAGGGCAAATACTTTGGCCACATGATCAAG GAGGTGATGGCTGACCTAGAGGAGAGTAAGTACCAGAACGTGGAGCTGCGTCTCTCCATCTACGGCCGCTCCCGGGACGAGTGGGACAAGCTGGCCCAGTGGGCCGTCAAACACCAAGTCTACTCTGACAACGTGCGCTGGCTCATCCAAGTGCCCCGCCTCTT TGATGTGTACCGAACCAAGAAGCAGCTGGCTAACTTCCAGGAGATGATGGAGAACATCTTCATGCCTCTGTTTGAGGTCACCATCAACCCCCGCAACCACCCTGAGCTGCACCTCTTCCTGCAGCAC GTGGTGGGCTTTGACAGCGTGGATGACGAGTCCAAGCCGGAGCACCACATCTTCAACATGGACAGCCCCCTGCCAGCCGACTGGACAGAGGAGGACAACCCTCCCTACTCCTACTACCTCTACTACACCTACGCCAACATGACCGTGCTCAACCACCTGCGCAG GAGGCGTGGTTTCCACACGTTTGTGCTGCGCCCTCACTGCGGGGAGGCGGGGCCTGTCCACCACCTGGTGTCGGGTTTCATTCTGTCAGAGAACATCTCCCATGGGCTGCTGCTCAGGAAG GCCCCAGTGCTGCAGTACCTCTACTACCTGGCTCAGATTGGCATCGCCATGTCCCCCCTGAGCAACAACAGCCTGTTCCTCAGCTACCACCGCAACCCCCTGCCTGAGTATCTGGCCAGAGGCCTCATAGTCTCTCTGTCCACTGATGACCCCCTACAGTTCCACTTTACCAAG GAGCCCCTGATGGAGGAGTACAGCATCGCCACACAGGTGTGGAAGCTGAGCTCCTGTGACATGTGTGAGCTGGCCAGGAACAGCGTCCTCATGAGCGGCTTCTCCCACAAG GCAAAGAGCTACTGGCTGGGGCCCAAATACAGCAAGGAGGGCCCTGAGAGCAATGACATCCGTCGCACCAACGTCCCGGACATCCGCGTGGCATACCGCAGTGAGACCCTGCTGGAGGAGCTCAACCTCATCACCCACGCTGTGCGCACCAAGGAGCTGGACAACATCGACGAGGAGGACACCCTCTCCATGGCCCCCGTCGGGGCAGAAGGACACTAA
- the LOC112069234 gene encoding epidermal growth factor receptor kinase substrate 8-like protein 3, whose protein sequence is MYRTNNPYGSDSSSYAGSVQSIQSNGYSVDDRSSQISNLSRPSAKSIYMQRKEYADSITKIMDKFHHRVEHLFTCDLDGEEVRDVNDCVERLNILDGMGRVWGQDMVLEVRDGNLLLTDIETKEELESLPLSSIVELKAVMDSCVYNSLLTATVKDCSKRTTSVFMFQCEDLRADFIKRDLERALPHQRDDVSNHSNNSRGNLEVMSGHQIVGNLQKTGPPPEQREWTPPEEPSAQWSAPDYDEVPTPTPTPTPTPTPTPPMPREEPPPHRKETPVQPLFMEDKPETTPVSHPRPYAETDRNVDILNHIFNDIEIFMGQVAATAAKAEMKKKKKKKKNKDKGIDGMPPAEEFKTCLHKIKYGFNLLGELNGKISNPNAPEFVHCLFSTLAFVVSHCPEELPPTIVAPLLEPACIRLLSEEATPEEDQLWQSLGDAWNIPSTKWPEDDEDIPTYTLEFYDGWQPPEVTHSPPGREPEKREPESRQQSQNQSQSPFSTPEKSSAQWKPPPSRPDELNPSYMRVMYDFTARNNRELSISKGEVVQLLDMSKKWWKVRSDRGEQGFVPNNILESVHKEQEKQETSGPPSLTKRSKPDQVKAWLEYKGFSKITVRCLGVLSGSMLLGMTREELKIVCPEEGGRVFFQLQNIKSAMALASEVRPIEP, encoded by the exons ATGTACAGGACTAACAATCCCTATGGCTCTGACTCTAGCAGTTATGCAGGATCTGTCCAGTCCATCCAGTCCAA TGGCTATTCAGTGGACGATCGGTCATCACAGATATCAAATCTGTCCAGACCAAGTGCCAAGTCAATATATA TGCAGAGGAAGGAGTATGCAGACTCTATCACCAAGATTATGGACAAATTCCATCATAGAGTAGAG CATCTGTTCACCTGTGACCTGGATGGTGAGGAGGTGCGTGATGTGAATGACTGTGTTGAGAGGCTGAATATACTGGATGGGATGGGTAGGGTGTGGGGGCAGGACATGGTCCTGGAGGTGCGGGATGGGAACCTGCTGCTAACAGACATCGAGACCAAG GAGGAGCTGGAGTCCCTGCCTCTGAGCAGCATTGTGGAGCTGAAGGCTGTGATGGACAGCTGTGTGTACAATTCCCTGCTGACCGCAACCGTCAAGGACTGCAGCAAGAGGACCACCAGTGTCTTCATGTTCCAGTGTGAGGACCTCAGG GCCGATTTCATAAAACGGGACCTAGAGAGAGCACTCCCTCACCAGAGAGATGACGTTAGCaatcacagcaacaacag cAGGGGCAATCTAGAAGTTATGTCTGGCCATCAAATTGTTGGGAATCTTCAGAAAACTGGCCCACCCCCTGAGCAGAGAGAATGGACTCCTCCAGAAGAACCCTCAGCTCAATGGAGCGCTCCGGACTATG ATGAAGTTcctacacctacacctacacctacacctacacctacacctacaccgCCCATGCCCAGAGAAGAGCCACCTCCTCACAGGAAGGAAACCCCAGTCCAACCCCTCTTTATGGAGGACAAGCCCGAGACAACCCCTGTCTCTCATCCACGCCCATACGCAGAGACTGATAGGAATGTG GACATCTTGAATCATATTTTCAATGATATTGAGATATTTATGGGCCAAGTCGCTGCTACAGCAGCCAAAGCCGagatgaaaaaaaagaaaaaaaagaagaagaacaaaGATAAAG GCATTGACGGCATGCCACCAGCAGAGGAGTTTAAAACCTGTCTTCACAAAATCAAATACGGGTTCAACCTTCTG GGGGAGCTCAATGGAAAGATTAGTAATCCCAACGCTCCGGAATTCGTCCACTGCCTCTTCTCCACCCTGGCATTT gtgGTGTCCCACTGCcctgaggagctgccccccaccATCGTTGCGCCCCTGCTGGAGCCTGCGTGTATCCGTCTGCTGAGTGAGGAAGCCACCCCTGAGGAGGACCAGCTGTGGCAATCACTGGGAGACGCCTGGAACATCCCCAG TACAAAATGGCCCGAGGATGACGAGGACATCCCTACCTACACTCTGGAGTTCTACGATGGTTGGCAGCCCCCAGAGGTGACCCACTCTCCCCCAGGAAgagagccagagaagagagaaccTGAGAGTAGGCAGCAGAGTCAGAATCAGAGTCAGAGTCCATTCTCCACCCCTGAAAAG AGTTCGGCCCAATGGAAGCCTCCACCATCACG TCCAGATGAGCTAAACCCCAGTTACATGCGTGTGATGTATGACTTCACTGCAAGGAACAACAGAGAGCTGAGCATCTCCAAGGGAGAAGTGGTTCAG CTACTGGACATGTCCAAGAAATGGTGGAAAGTAAGGAGCGACAGAGGGGAGCAGGGCTTTGTGCCCAACAACATACTGGAGTCAGTGCACAAGGAGCAGGAAAAGCAG GAAACCAGTGGTCCTCCCTCCCTAACCAAGAGGTCCAAGCCTGACCAAGTGAAGGCCTGGCTGGAGTACAAGGGCTTCAGTAAAAT cacgGTGCGCTGTCTGGGTGTGCTGAGTGGCTCCATGCTCCTGGGGATGACAAGAGAGGAGCTGAAGATTGTGTGTCCTGAGGAGGGGGGGCGGGTCTTCTTCCAGCTCCAGAACATCAAGTCTGCCATGGCT CTTGCCAGTGAGGTAAGGCCCATAGAGCCTTAG
- the LOC112069233 gene encoding AMP deaminase 2 isoform X3: MDGKYKEIAEELFTRSLTESEMRTAPYEFPEDSPIEQLEERRQRLERQISQDIKLEPEILLRAKQEFMKIDSDADLELMNQEDGVDRTDDGWMKERVLPMEREYQRVSISGEEKCGVPFTDLVDAAKCVVKALFIREKYIALSMQNFCKTTARELGELGEKPLDLRVYEEIPETPVDADAPVHPPVSETHPYENQVTKNMPADTEYRCKMVDGVMHVYTKKSPMEKSTELDLPYPDLKEYIADMNVMMALIINGPVKSFCYRRLQYLSSKFQMHILLNEMKELAAQKQVPHRDFYNIRKVDTHIHASSCMNQKHLLRFIKRAMKKYPGEIVHMEHGRGQTLMEVFENMNLTAFDLSVDTLDMHADRNTFHRFDKFNAKYNPIGESILREIFIKTDNHIEGKYFGHMIKEVMADLEESKYQNVELRLSIYGRSRDEWDKLAQWAVKHQVYSDNVRWLIQVPRLFDVYRTKKQLANFQEMMENIFMPLFEVTINPRNHPELHLFLQHVVGFDSVDDESKPEHHIFNMDSPLPADWTEEDNPPYSYYLYYTYANMTVLNHLRRRRGFHTFVLRPHCGEAGPVHHLVSGFILSENISHGLLLRKAPVLQYLYYLAQIGIAMSPLSNNSLFLSYHRNPLPEYLARGLIVSLSTDDPLQFHFTKEPLMEEYSIATQVWKLSSCDMCELARNSVLMSGFSHKAKSYWLGPKYSKEGPESNDIRRTNVPDIRVAYRSETLLEELNLITHAVRTKELDNIDEEDTLSMAPVGAEGH, translated from the exons ATGGACGGAAAGTACAAGGAGATTGCAGAG GAGCTGTTCACTCGCAGCCTGACGGAGAGTGAGATGCGCACCGCTCCTTATGAGTTCCCTGAGGACAGCCCCATCGAGCAGCTGGAGGAGCGACGCCAACGCCTGGAGAGGCAGATCAGCCAGGACATCAA GCTTGAGCCAGAGATCCTGCTCCGCGCCAAGCAGGAGTTCATGAAAATCGACAGCGATGCCGACCTGGA gttgaTGAATCAGGAGGATGGTGTGGACAGGACGGATGATGGCTGGATGAAGGAGAGAGTATTACCGATGGAGCGAGAGTACCAGCGTGTGTCAATATCAGGGGAGGAGAAGTGTGGG GTGCCCTTCACAGACCTGGTGGATGCAGCTAAGTGTGTGGTGAAGGCCCTGTTCATCAGGGAGAAGTACATCGCTCTGTCCATGCAGAACTTCTGTAAGACCACTGCCCGAGAGCTGGGAGAGCTGGGAGAGAAACCCCTGGACCTACGTGTCTATGAGGAGATCCCTGAGACCCCCGTTGATGcag ATGCTCCAGTCCACCCCCCTGTCTCAGAGACTCACCCCTATGAAAACCAGGTCACCAAGAACATGCCTGCAGACACAGAGTACAGGTGTAAGATGGTGGATGGGGTCATGCATGTCTACACCAAGAAGAGCCCCATGGAgaa GAGTACAGAGTTGGACCTGCCCTACCCAGACCTGAAGGAATACATCGCTGACATGAACGTCATGATGGCTCTCATCATCAACGGACCAGT aaAGTCGTTCTGCTACCGCCGGCTGCAATACCTGAGCTCTAAGTTCCAGATGCACATTCTGCTGAACGAGATGAAGGAGCTGGCAGCCCAGAAGCAGGTTCCTCACCGCGACTTTTACAACATTCGCAAG gtgGACACCCACATCCACGCTTCGTCCTGTATGAACCAGAAGCACCTTTTGCGCTTTATCAAGCGGGCCATGAAGAAGTACCCTGGGGAGATAGTCCACATGGAGCACGGGCGGGGACAGACCCTCATGGAGGTGTTTGAGAACATGAACCTGACTGCCTTCGACCTGAGTGTGGACACACTGGACATGCACgcg GACCGCAACACGTTCCATCGCTTCGACAAGTTCAATGCCAAATACAACCCCATCGGGGAATCCATCCTGAGAGAGATCTTCATCAAGACAGACAACCACATCGAGGGCAAATACTTTGGCCACATGATCAAG GAGGTGATGGCTGACCTAGAGGAGAGTAAGTACCAGAACGTGGAGCTGCGTCTCTCCATCTACGGCCGCTCCCGGGACGAGTGGGACAAGCTGGCCCAGTGGGCCGTCAAACACCAAGTCTACTCTGACAACGTGCGCTGGCTCATCCAAGTGCCCCGCCTCTT TGATGTGTACCGAACCAAGAAGCAGCTGGCTAACTTCCAGGAGATGATGGAGAACATCTTCATGCCTCTGTTTGAGGTCACCATCAACCCCCGCAACCACCCTGAGCTGCACCTCTTCCTGCAGCAC GTGGTGGGCTTTGACAGCGTGGATGACGAGTCCAAGCCGGAGCACCACATCTTCAACATGGACAGCCCCCTGCCAGCCGACTGGACAGAGGAGGACAACCCTCCCTACTCCTACTACCTCTACTACACCTACGCCAACATGACCGTGCTCAACCACCTGCGCAG GAGGCGTGGTTTCCACACGTTTGTGCTGCGCCCTCACTGCGGGGAGGCGGGGCCTGTCCACCACCTGGTGTCGGGTTTCATTCTGTCAGAGAACATCTCCCATGGGCTGCTGCTCAGGAAG GCCCCAGTGCTGCAGTACCTCTACTACCTGGCTCAGATTGGCATCGCCATGTCCCCCCTGAGCAACAACAGCCTGTTCCTCAGCTACCACCGCAACCCCCTGCCTGAGTATCTGGCCAGAGGCCTCATAGTCTCTCTGTCCACTGATGACCCCCTACAGTTCCACTTTACCAAG GAGCCCCTGATGGAGGAGTACAGCATCGCCACACAGGTGTGGAAGCTGAGCTCCTGTGACATGTGTGAGCTGGCCAGGAACAGCGTCCTCATGAGCGGCTTCTCCCACAAG GCAAAGAGCTACTGGCTGGGGCCCAAATACAGCAAGGAGGGCCCTGAGAGCAATGACATCCGTCGCACCAACGTCCCGGACATCCGCGTGGCATACCGCAGTGAGACCCTGCTGGAGGAGCTCAACCTCATCACCCACGCTGTGCGCACCAAGGAGCTGGACAACATCGACGAGGAGGACACCCTCTCCATGGCCCCCGTCGGGGCAGAAGGACACTAA
- the LOC112069233 gene encoding AMP deaminase 2 isoform X2, giving the protein MAGDLRGVAEQAKTLKPQRSLPGTPVTNTLKHFPIDLRTSMDGKYKEIAEELFTRSLTESEMRTAPYEFPEDSPIEQLEERRQRLERQISQDIKLMNQEDGVDRTDDGWMKERVLPMEREYQRVSISGEEKCGVPFTDLVDAAKCVVKALFIREKYIALSMQNFCKTTARELGELGEKPLDLRVYEEIPETPVDADAPVHPPVSETHPYENQVTKNMPADTEYRCKMVDGVMHVYTKKSPMEKSTELDLPYPDLKEYIADMNVMMALIINGPVKSFCYRRLQYLSSKFQMHILLNEMKELAAQKQVPHRDFYNIRKVDTHIHASSCMNQKHLLRFIKRAMKKYPGEIVHMEHGRGQTLMEVFENMNLTAFDLSVDTLDMHADRNTFHRFDKFNAKYNPIGESILREIFIKTDNHIEGKYFGHMIKEVMADLEESKYQNVELRLSIYGRSRDEWDKLAQWAVKHQVYSDNVRWLIQVPRLFDVYRTKKQLANFQEMMENIFMPLFEVTINPRNHPELHLFLQHVVGFDSVDDESKPEHHIFNMDSPLPADWTEEDNPPYSYYLYYTYANMTVLNHLRRRRGFHTFVLRPHCGEAGPVHHLVSGFILSENISHGLLLRKAPVLQYLYYLAQIGIAMSPLSNNSLFLSYHRNPLPEYLARGLIVSLSTDDPLQFHFTKEPLMEEYSIATQVWKLSSCDMCELARNSVLMSGFSHKAKSYWLGPKYSKEGPESNDIRRTNVPDIRVAYRSETLLEELNLITHAVRTKELDNIDEEDTLSMAPVGAEGH; this is encoded by the exons ATCTGCGTGGTGTAGCAGAGCAGGCCAAGACCCTGAAGCCTCAGCGCTCCCTCCCTGGGACGCCCGTCACTAACACACTCAAACACTTCCCCATCGACCTGCGTACATCCATGGACGGAAAGTACAAGGAGATTGCAGAG GAGCTGTTCACTCGCAGCCTGACGGAGAGTGAGATGCGCACCGCTCCTTATGAGTTCCCTGAGGACAGCCCCATCGAGCAGCTGGAGGAGCGACGCCAACGCCTGGAGAGGCAGATCAGCCAGGACATCAA gttgaTGAATCAGGAGGATGGTGTGGACAGGACGGATGATGGCTGGATGAAGGAGAGAGTATTACCGATGGAGCGAGAGTACCAGCGTGTGTCAATATCAGGGGAGGAGAAGTGTGGG GTGCCCTTCACAGACCTGGTGGATGCAGCTAAGTGTGTGGTGAAGGCCCTGTTCATCAGGGAGAAGTACATCGCTCTGTCCATGCAGAACTTCTGTAAGACCACTGCCCGAGAGCTGGGAGAGCTGGGAGAGAAACCCCTGGACCTACGTGTCTATGAGGAGATCCCTGAGACCCCCGTTGATGcag ATGCTCCAGTCCACCCCCCTGTCTCAGAGACTCACCCCTATGAAAACCAGGTCACCAAGAACATGCCTGCAGACACAGAGTACAGGTGTAAGATGGTGGATGGGGTCATGCATGTCTACACCAAGAAGAGCCCCATGGAgaa GAGTACAGAGTTGGACCTGCCCTACCCAGACCTGAAGGAATACATCGCTGACATGAACGTCATGATGGCTCTCATCATCAACGGACCAGT aaAGTCGTTCTGCTACCGCCGGCTGCAATACCTGAGCTCTAAGTTCCAGATGCACATTCTGCTGAACGAGATGAAGGAGCTGGCAGCCCAGAAGCAGGTTCCTCACCGCGACTTTTACAACATTCGCAAG gtgGACACCCACATCCACGCTTCGTCCTGTATGAACCAGAAGCACCTTTTGCGCTTTATCAAGCGGGCCATGAAGAAGTACCCTGGGGAGATAGTCCACATGGAGCACGGGCGGGGACAGACCCTCATGGAGGTGTTTGAGAACATGAACCTGACTGCCTTCGACCTGAGTGTGGACACACTGGACATGCACgcg GACCGCAACACGTTCCATCGCTTCGACAAGTTCAATGCCAAATACAACCCCATCGGGGAATCCATCCTGAGAGAGATCTTCATCAAGACAGACAACCACATCGAGGGCAAATACTTTGGCCACATGATCAAG GAGGTGATGGCTGACCTAGAGGAGAGTAAGTACCAGAACGTGGAGCTGCGTCTCTCCATCTACGGCCGCTCCCGGGACGAGTGGGACAAGCTGGCCCAGTGGGCCGTCAAACACCAAGTCTACTCTGACAACGTGCGCTGGCTCATCCAAGTGCCCCGCCTCTT TGATGTGTACCGAACCAAGAAGCAGCTGGCTAACTTCCAGGAGATGATGGAGAACATCTTCATGCCTCTGTTTGAGGTCACCATCAACCCCCGCAACCACCCTGAGCTGCACCTCTTCCTGCAGCAC GTGGTGGGCTTTGACAGCGTGGATGACGAGTCCAAGCCGGAGCACCACATCTTCAACATGGACAGCCCCCTGCCAGCCGACTGGACAGAGGAGGACAACCCTCCCTACTCCTACTACCTCTACTACACCTACGCCAACATGACCGTGCTCAACCACCTGCGCAG GAGGCGTGGTTTCCACACGTTTGTGCTGCGCCCTCACTGCGGGGAGGCGGGGCCTGTCCACCACCTGGTGTCGGGTTTCATTCTGTCAGAGAACATCTCCCATGGGCTGCTGCTCAGGAAG GCCCCAGTGCTGCAGTACCTCTACTACCTGGCTCAGATTGGCATCGCCATGTCCCCCCTGAGCAACAACAGCCTGTTCCTCAGCTACCACCGCAACCCCCTGCCTGAGTATCTGGCCAGAGGCCTCATAGTCTCTCTGTCCACTGATGACCCCCTACAGTTCCACTTTACCAAG GAGCCCCTGATGGAGGAGTACAGCATCGCCACACAGGTGTGGAAGCTGAGCTCCTGTGACATGTGTGAGCTGGCCAGGAACAGCGTCCTCATGAGCGGCTTCTCCCACAAG GCAAAGAGCTACTGGCTGGGGCCCAAATACAGCAAGGAGGGCCCTGAGAGCAATGACATCCGTCGCACCAACGTCCCGGACATCCGCGTGGCATACCGCAGTGAGACCCTGCTGGAGGAGCTCAACCTCATCACCCACGCTGTGCGCACCAAGGAGCTGGACAACATCGACGAGGAGGACACCCTCTCCATGGCCCCCGTCGGGGCAGAAGGACACTAA